The following are encoded in a window of Nocardioides houyundeii genomic DNA:
- the dnaA gene encoding chromosomal replication initiator protein DnaA, protein MENDPVDLSTVWRSVVDQLQPNQRAWLRASEPVTLHESTAIIAVPNDFTRGQLEGRLRAQLEDSLSDRFRREIRIAVTVNPALDDQVGPPVHTPPDESIRPQTDMSTNRWDISNVVELPQQHFDSDRRDHPSGTSAMETRLNPKYTFETFVIGSSNRFPHAAAVAVAEAPGKAYNPLLVYGESGLGKTHLLHAIGHYVRSLYSGAKVRYVSSEEFTNEFINAIRDDRQDRFKRRYRDVDVLLIDDIQFLEGKTQTQEEFFHTFNTLHNANKQIVLTSDRPPKLLEALEDRLRNRFEWGLITDVQAPDLETRIAILRKKAAMDRLTAPPDVLEFIASKIQTNIRELEGALIRVTAFANLNRQEVDMTLAEIVLKDLIPEGGEPEITSPLIIAQTAAYFGVSIDDLTGPSRGRHLVLARQISMYLCRELTSMSLPQIGKEFGRDHTTVMYADRKINQLLAERRAVFNQVSELTNRIKMQARAS, encoded by the coding sequence GTGGAGAACGACCCGGTCGACCTCAGCACGGTCTGGCGCAGCGTCGTCGACCAGCTCCAGCCCAACCAACGGGCCTGGCTGCGCGCGAGTGAGCCCGTCACCCTGCACGAGAGCACCGCGATCATCGCCGTGCCCAACGACTTCACCCGGGGTCAGCTCGAGGGACGCCTGCGCGCCCAGCTGGAGGACTCCCTCAGCGACCGCTTCCGCCGCGAGATCCGGATCGCCGTCACCGTGAACCCGGCGCTCGACGACCAGGTGGGGCCGCCGGTGCACACCCCGCCGGACGAGTCCATCAGGCCACAAACCGATATGTCGACAAATCGGTGGGACATCTCCAACGTCGTCGAGCTCCCGCAGCAGCACTTCGACTCCGACCGGCGGGACCACCCCAGCGGCACCAGCGCCATGGAGACGCGGCTCAACCCCAAGTACACCTTCGAGACCTTCGTCATCGGCTCGTCCAACCGGTTCCCCCACGCCGCGGCGGTGGCGGTGGCCGAAGCGCCGGGCAAGGCGTACAACCCGCTGCTGGTCTACGGGGAGTCCGGGCTGGGCAAGACGCACCTGCTGCACGCGATCGGCCACTACGTCCGCAGCCTCTACAGCGGCGCCAAGGTGCGCTACGTCTCCAGCGAGGAGTTCACCAACGAGTTCATCAACGCGATCCGCGACGACCGGCAGGACCGGTTCAAGCGGCGGTACCGCGACGTGGACGTGCTGCTGATCGACGACATCCAGTTCCTCGAGGGCAAGACGCAGACGCAGGAGGAGTTCTTCCACACCTTCAACACGCTGCACAACGCAAACAAGCAGATCGTGCTGACCTCCGACCGTCCCCCCAAGCTGCTCGAGGCGCTCGAGGACCGGCTCCGCAACCGGTTCGAGTGGGGCCTGATCACCGACGTCCAGGCTCCCGACCTCGAGACCCGCATCGCGATCCTGCGCAAGAAGGCCGCGATGGACCGGCTCACCGCACCGCCGGACGTGCTGGAGTTCATCGCCTCCAAGATCCAGACCAACATCCGCGAGCTCGAGGGTGCCCTCATCCGGGTGACGGCCTTCGCCAACCTCAACCGCCAGGAGGTCGACATGACCCTGGCCGAGATCGTGCTCAAGGACCTCATCCCCGAGGGCGGCGAGCCGGAGATCACCTCACCGCTGATCATCGCCCAGACCGCGGCGTACTTCGGGGTCAGCATCGACGACCTCACCGGCCCCAGCCGCGGACGGCACCTGGTGCTCGCCCGTCAGATCTCCATGTACCTGTGCCGCGAGCTCACCAGCATGTCGCTGCCGCAGATCGGCAAGGAGTTCGGCCGGGACCACACCACGGTGATGTACGCGGATCGCAAGATCAACCAGCTCCTCGCCGAGCGTCGGGCGGTCTTCAACCAGGTCAGCGAGCTCACCAACCGCATCAAGATGCAGGCCCGGGCGAGCTGA